Genomic segment of Candidatus Neomarinimicrobiota bacterium:
GAGGATTCTATCGCTGGGTTTGAAGCCATCCTTGGTGGTGATATGGATAAATACAATGAGAATGCCTTTATGTATAAAGGAAATATTGACGACGTGATTGCCAGCGCAAAGAAGAGCGGATAATTAATAATGGCAGCCAAATTTCATCTTGAAATCATTACACCTACCAAAGTGTATGATGAGGGTGATGTAGATTACCTCCGTGCTCCTGGTGTAGATGGTGCATTCGGTGTCCTGGCAGGGCATACAGAGTCAATTATGGCTTTGGCGGTTGGTGAAATCAAAGTGGTGAAGGGTTCTATTGAGAAATTTTACGCCTCTACCAAGGGTTTTGCTGAAATCACCGATAAGGGCGTGCAGCTCCTGGTGGAATCTGCCGAACCCATGGAAGCTATTGACTTGAACCGAGCGCAAACAGCATACGATCGGGCCAAGCAACATCTCAGTCGCAAAAAAGATGAGGGGTTGGATGAGTTGAGAGCAATTCGAGCAGTAGAACGATCCATGAATCGTCTTAGGGTTGGCTCGAAGCGATAAATTAGTTTTCAATCAATATTCCAATGCCCCGGTCCCTGAGTATATCAAAGGGTCTGGGGCATTTTTTAATCATTTTCCCGATATTCAGATTTATTTAGGTCTTCATCCAACTCCATTTAATTTTCTATCCAGTTTAATCGACTAGATAGGGTGGATACTTGCTGAGAGCTGTTAAAAATATTTTGAAACTGAATCCGTGGTATATGGGCCTTTATCTTGTCGTTTTGAGCTTACTCCTTTTATCCAGCTATTTCGAGTACAAGTCCAGATATCGTGATGTTCTCCAACTTATCCAGGATCAGGCTGCCATGACTGCTGCAGTGATTGCACAGAGCGGGAGTGGACAGGCCTACCTCACTGAGGAACTCAAACAGTCCTACATTGATAGAGCCATCGATATGCTTAGTATCTTGAATCAAATAGATAAGGAGCAGCAACTCTCCAGAAGTGATCTGGATAAATGGGTGAACGATGAAACCATTATGGACATCAGCACCTGGGATACTGAAGGGAAGTTGGAGGGCGGTACCAGAATAGCCTCAAAAAAGGACCAGAAAGCAGCAGTAGTGGAGAAGGCTTGGATTCAAAG
This window contains:
- the atpC gene encoding ATP synthase F1 subunit epsilon — encoded protein: MAAKFHLEIITPTKVYDEGDVDYLRAPGVDGAFGVLAGHTESIMALAVGEIKVVKGSIEKFYASTKGFAEITDKGVQLLVESAEPMEAIDLNRAQTAYDRAKQHLSRKKDEGLDELRAIRAVERSMNRLRVGSKR